CatgcgtaaaaaattataaaaaggaCGCGAGATGGtaagaaaatttgtttcttaaaatGTGAATATACCTTGCACATGTATTAgcgcgattttttttctatagattGCATATTTTCGTGATTATTTTGTTCTGAAAAGTGTTCGCGTTCGTTCTCGCTGTCGTCAGCTGCCGTGTTTAACCCCGATGTACCAATATCCAgcatattttcttgataaatGTACTCcgatatttcgaattttaagTTATCCTCTAATAGCATTGTACGCGATTTTCTAATTATcgcaataatataacaaatgagACGCAAAAATCAGTAGTACGTGCTACATTTTTCGGGAGCCATGTGCACGTGTGAGATATTCGAGATATCCGGTTCCGCCATTGCGATTGAGAAGGCGTGCATGAGAAACAAGtagataatatattgtaaatcgtaaataatttaacaatagaaatcggattattataattagcaCGATTTTAGTAAAGCGGTGCTATATACGGAAATGactcatttttctatttgtatgCAATCAATCGCATTTTTCCCCATGACATATGCCGTATGCACTAATATCTAGTGAAATAAAACCtcgatttttagaaaatatatattttttattttctattctctatcatattttatcacctgtttaatataataagaaagttGGGATTcgcaaaatgtacaaatattgtaccaattttaattttgctatgtaaaatagagaattacattaatatattgaattgtaataatatagcatataatattttctagtcGTTATCAACGGCGCGGCCACTTATCACGGTGTATACCGACAAAAATGAGGCATCAGGAGAAACAATTTCCTTGCCATCTGTATTTAAAGCTCCGATTCGACCTGATATTGTGAACGTTGTTCACCAATTAATCTCTACTAACAAAAGACAACCGTACTGTGTGTCTAAAGAGGCTGGTAagtatttgatattttttttcctatgaATTCTACATACAATTCTATGATCAATTACCTTGTATCtaagttataaaattgtacttaTTAAGCATAATCTTTGTTTTCCAGGTCATCAAACCTCTGCAGAATCATGGGGTACTGGACGTGCTGTAGCACGTATACCTCGTGTACGTGGCGGTGGTACTCATCGTTCTGGTCAGGGTGCTTTCGGTAATATGTGTCGAGGTGGACGCATGTTTGCGCCTACCAAGCCATGGCGACGTTGGCATCATCGTGTCAATGTCAACCAGAAACGTTATGCTCTCGTTTCTGCCATTGCTGCTTCCGGTGTTCCAGCACTTGTGCAATCTAAAGGTGtgtactttttacattttttaaaagaaaagtaatttttaaaattaaaccttagtttatattttctttaataatgcagcaaaagcaagaaaattatagaataaaatgcacatttaatattttttatctatttttaatttttaatataaatttactcgCTCTTAAACGATGGAGTTTCAAGATTTGTATTATTGATTCATCACTGATTTATTTTGTAGTAACCatctaatatatttgatttgtgattaatttttaaatacaaaggtaaaattgcaatatacattacatttttatattgtatacagGACACTTGATCCATGAGGCCCCGGAATTTCCATTGGTTGTTTCCGATAAGATTCAAGAATAcactaaaacaaaacaagcTGTCATCTTTTTGCGACGTATCAAGGCTTGGAATGACATTCAAAAGgttttacttttatgttttacTTGTAGGAATCTTTCTATgtaattatgtacatttatgCACTGACAAATGTCCGCATCTTTGTTAAGCATGTTTAGCTCAGATGCTCCTGACAAGTGCTAAAGAAATATGGTATTCAGGCGTTCTTGACTAGTTGATTCGCGTTGACTAGCAGGGGTATGAATTACCGAAcagtttattttgtttatttgaaaGTTGTCAAGTAGATTGATTATTTTGCTGTACCAAGATATATGCAGAAAGCATGACGTAAATGCGTTTATTTGGATTTGTACTAcgaattatatcataaattgtttttttattcttaatttgtattatagattacaatattttattgtgcattATTAGGTGTACAAGTCGCAACGCTTTCGTGCCGGAAAGGGTAAAATGCGTAATCGCCGACGCATTCAACGACGTGGACCTTTGATTGTTTATGGTCAAGATCaggtaagtttttttttatcaaaacagaCAACTtaggattttatttttttttttcaataaactatatataaacTCTTAATCGTCATATATATCTCGCAAAAGATCAGTATTCGTGAATCacgcaattatataataatctctTATTTCTAGGGTATTCATAAAGCATTCCGGAACATCCCCGGTGTCGATTTGATGAACATCAACAAGATGAACTTGTTGAAACTGGCGCCTGGTGGTCACGTTGGACGTTTCGTAATCTGGACAAAGTCTGCTTTTGATCAGTTAGATGCTTTGTATGGAACTTGGCGCAAAGAGTCTCAACTCAAGAAGGGCTACAACTTGCCGTTCCCTAAAATGGCAAATACGGATCTATCCAGGCTGCTTAAGTCCGAAGAAATTCGTAAAGTTTTGAGGGCTCCTAGGTAAATTAATACaaacgattattttatatatattataattaagttcgtagatatttcttttctgCAACACTGAAAGCgctattttaaaagatataatattaatttacaaataattatatattgattataaataagttttctCAACAAGCTTGATCATCAGATAGTGATACATAGTTTCCGCGCTTtacctctttttctttcatcaatatttcttaatcgtGATGACAGTTACGTCCGTGTTTCTGAAGAAGCAGTGATTATTACGTATAATTGTATCtgatttgtattataaattttacttattatttatgattaaaatgatttatttaagaagaaattatACGATTACAGGAAGAAGGTGGTGCGCAGAGTGAAGAAACTGAATCCGTTGACCAACACACGGGCTATGTTACGTCTTAATCCGTATGCCGCGGTTTTGAAACGCGCCGCTATCTTGACCGCGCAGAAGCGCCAACACGCGAGGGATCTTCTTCTTGCTGAGAAACGAGGTGTAAGTGTAACTATCATTTGTTTTGCTATActttatacacattttatcATTGTACAATGATGTCAGGgaaaatatttgtactttctataaaaaagaaaattttaaaatacacaacAAAGATTTAGACATTATGTCGAGACaaacttaaaataatgttgataaCAGAATGATTTTTACTCAAAATTTTGATTGGTTTTACATGGTTATTACAGATCAAATTATCGAAGAGTGCACCAGCATCGAAGACCGCTGTGCTTTTGGCGAGAAGGAAAGAACAGTTGGTAAAATCCAAAAAACTGAAGGATCCTACAAAAGctaaagttgagaaagataCCGCGAAAACCGGTGCCTCAAAACAACAAGCTAAAAAGTGAACAATAAACGTTGATAATTTCAACGTTGTtgatctataatttttatttcttcctctGAATAAAACACTTAAAATTACaatcaataattatctttataccTTTTCAATCTgttgacattttattatatggtAAGTGACTTATTATTCGTAACACGATCTTGTTTATTTCTTTGGATGCAATCCAATTAGCGTTACAAATGTTAAAAACGTTTTGAGTGACGTTTATTTGGCGTATTAAACAAATCATGATACGTTAtataattccttttttttgatcatgaaatgatataaattagttatattataatattcaagtaGTGCAATACAATCTCTGTTGAAGGTATTCACGGTTTTCGCGCGATTATAAGTGTTTTTGTATCATCATTTTCAACCACTAATTACACTACGTGGTTATCCgtcatattaaaaaagttaaaaaaaatgattttttgtaGACAATAATGCATTGAACATGAAATATAGTTCGATTTTACGATGTATATAGAATGCGATAAGAAGCGGTAAAAGCAATCATTTCTTATTGCGTGTTTTCAAAAAACACGTAGCAGTCATCACATTATTACTGTCTTATGTATaggaaattttcttttttagggAGAATGTTTTCTAGAAAACAATTTAGTTTACTTCATTGGATCCTAGAggaattttttctacataCAGAGCGAATACTGCCCTAATAGTGCTCAATAGTGTTCAATAAAGTTGATACAATATTTGGGTGCAACATAAGATGTTTTTTGGGATCTTTAACGTAGAAAAACAGaacttttttatcatttgtgtaaaattaagCTTTACGAAAAGCCTTATGATACTATTTACTTTAGTAAAATATGTACTCTGTTATGGGGTAGATTTATACCTGCTAAGACTTGCGTTACTGCGCACGCGTAAATTTTCCCTCCCTGTTGCTAAGCACAAGTTTGAGAGTTTCATCATCGGCAGCCACGTGAAAGATATTGGAAAGATCATTTAGAAGgtatatgaaagaaaatatatgaagatatatgttttgaaaaatattgattaattgcatttagcatattttgtcaaaatttattaattttcaacaaaccGTGCACCGATTTAGAATACTGCTATACCACAATACTGAAACGAATTCAATAGATGAACGAAGATAAGAAAAAAGGCTATTAAGTATCAGCGTGGTGCTGTTTCAagcaaaatagatatttattttaaatatatttactttgataaataaaaaaaaaatttttttaaatttattttaaatcatctactacaagaaaaagaagagaaacgctaaactttaacaataaaaattgatattgtgCCGTAACActtattttggaaaaaaaaatttgctttaaaaggaaagaaaaaacacGGAGTTCtgataaagtaatattatattttaacaaaaaaataaagcacAAAATTCctataacataaaaaactgcaacaaaacaaataaaagGTAAGTAATGCAAAtgcatgatattttattatagacaTGAATAGAAATGTTTACTAATATCTTATTCTATTCATTtttctgtatataaaattatattattatattaatgcgATTTTATTGATTGACTTTGTTAATAGCAGCAATAACAAtgaattttgacaaaaaatctTTGGAAGAAGAAATGAGATCTAAATCTCTTGAGAGAAGAAATGAGACATAtctcagaagaaaaaaatggcaTTTAGAACAACAACTACAACAGGAGCACGAGGAACTAAAACGGGaaaagattaaagaatatGAAAGAAAACGGGTTGAGGCTTTGAGAAATCAGCGAAGATTTTCACAACGGAGGAAGAGCAATACTTTACAACGGAGCAAGAGCAATACTTTACAACGGAGCAAGAGCAATACTCCACAGCGAAGAAAAACTCTCTCCACTGACTCTGAACATTCTAAAGAGTAAATAAGaaagatatagaaaaattaaagattatatataaatttaatattttaattaaattgaataatattttatcaaattgaataacattttatcaaattaaataatataatattttacaatttataaatataaaaagtaatataagagtacaatgtaaaatataacagcatttataaacacaaatttataaacataaagcattataaaatataacatttataaaatatagcatTTATAGCATTTAtagcatttataaaatatagcattataaacacaattatggcataaatttaattttttaatgatgactatcttaaaaaataaaattaatattatattattgaaacgtttttagttttgaaatattgaaatattcaaaagataCAATTATTGACCAAAAAGAATTGCACAAAATCAAGAGAACAATCCATAGGCAATTTGACACGAAAGATCAAATCACATCAGAGAAAATTGAATGGGATATTGATGATCTGAATAAAATAACTCTTCTGAGAAGAACAGGtacaatattatgttatttttataatattacaaaaaagcataattattatcatactATGTGACaaacacaattatttaatattatgtaataaaatagatcTTACATAATACAgagttatataaaatgcataatacataatgtttataatgaattaactgattgataaaaaaatgatcaatTATAGATGAAGGATCTTGTccgatatttaaaaacataaatgcaGCACAAGCAAGAGAAATTGAAGAGACACATAGAGAAGAACAATCaggtttttatatatatttatttgtaaaaacaaGCAATGTGAGTTCAATTGATCTAGTATAATTGTatcattgtatttaaataatttgataaagttttttcatatttaaattatagtaaaatgcaaagtaaatgtgataatattggaaatataaaatatgaaaaaaatgttaaaactattttagtttcagttatttcaaaaaaacagTTGCCAACAGACATTGATACCCGCAAATATTCTGCTGATGAGAGAGACCTTCAAAGTAATAGGTATTTATTGACAAGTTTATATCgatctaaatattaatatggtGAAATTAGAATTAAGATACACATTTCAGTAGCAggatttttaagaaataaacatCTAtctaacagaaataaataatttactatattttttaaatattattgtttgggattttatatttataaatattgagaaataacTTTTGTTAATATGTAGTATGATATTAAGATTTAGCTACtggaatatttactttatattgaGTATTGcttatacagagtgtccctaaaattttgacaaagcgCTTGTGTGCAGGTAGAGCGGACTAAACTGAATCGAAAAGTCCtgtaccattttgcaatttttgcaacagttaacgagttattaattactaaagatCGCCGAATAAGCGTGTATCCGTCCAGTCTACCGCCGAGcgctttgtcaaaattttaggGACACCCTATACATAACATATAAgtatgcatgtgtgtgtgtgtattgttcattaattttctttatctatAATAGATAAAGGTTCCAGTATTCCAAAGAACAAATGCATTCATTGCAAGGACTTTattgaatttgtaaaaaaaaaattcacttacattattttgaaatgtttcAGAAGTCTAGAAATTGAAGAgattaaaagcaaaatttcttcaatttctttaaaaaaaaaaataatctcaagaAGAATTAGTTGAAAGAAAAGGAATTgccattttcttttaacaacgTGGATAATCAATACTTGGATGGtatcgaaataaatatgtgagTTTGACAGATTATACAGCTTTTGTGGAAGTTCTTTCAGATTATACAGCTTAAtgtggaagaaaaatatatgaaggtatatataaatgtgtacatatatttgaaaactATATGAaggtatatataaatgtgtacatatatatgaaaacTAGAGATGACAATATGAAAATTCTGTTGTATGCACACACAGGTATGTTctctcattattattaaaaatatggtAAGTATTATAGCATTATATTAGACCATTAtgattaaaactatatataagttatatttttatattctgtatattctatttatattaataaatagaatattagaTGTTGTGTGCTACACACATCAGAAATATGTATCATACATAGATACATATGATTATGGATATAAAGttgatttaattaagtttgattttacaaataagaaaaaaaaaaagaatttcttttgttttatcgTTTACTGAATAAGGATctatcattaatatataaattatctgcatattttgcataatttcttttctttatacttagaattttgatttttgagaTAATATATGCAGTGAAAAATAAGTAtgaatatcttaataatttttctactttttatcTATTATGTTTGCGTCGAAATATTATGgatataaagttaaatatatatattatggaTATAAAGTTGGATGCATTATGAATATAAAGTTGGATGTATTATGGATATAAAGTTGGATGTATTATGGATATAAAGTTGGATGTATTATGGATATAAAGTTGGATGTATTATGGATATAAAGTTGAATATAATgttgattgatttttattttatcagtatttattttcattttttattatatcagtatttatttttattttttattttatcagtatctgattttatattttatttttttattagtatctaaagaagaaaattgcaTCTGTTTATATATCTGAATAAGATAAATCTCTGTCTACAAATTACtataaaatctcttttttgacaaatttattcaaatttttctatttttaatttaaatatttattatataatcaatcacatttgtttcatatattatacattacagacaataataatttgttatagtatatacatagtatatacatagtatagtatatatgtatatatagtatatacataaataacagcaacacaaaatatttcattatttatgctAATAATGCCAAATTTATACAGGTCTCGCagatcaataaaatatcaagatgAACGTCgaataactaataattatgAGCACCAGAGAAGGTAGTTACAATTAattcattgataaaaataaattttaaattttatgatacactctatataaaattagttatataaaacaagtgttttttttaacttttgaattaattatagattttttctatttaattctacacacacacgcgcgcgcgcgcgcgcacgcacacacacacacacacacacacacacacataaagAGAAGTTTTTTCctctgaaaatatatagaattaatcTAAAAGTTAAAGGGAAtgtttgtgtatatatatatatatatatatatatatatatatatatatatataagcatatataacaattatttagtaataataaaaatcttacctgttctttaaaaatctttaGAAATAGTATAGAAACAAACGAAGTAATAGCTCTATCACATATTCCAGATATCGAAGTAGGTCGAAGAGTagagaagagaaagataaaaataaaaaaagggatAGAAGCCACAGTAGCCGCAGTAGCCATGGTGGCTACAGTAGCTATAGAAGACGTAGAAGCCGTAGTAATCACTGTAGTAACAGCGTAACATCCATCGTTAAGGATCGATCAAGTTATCATCGCAGGTATGAAACAAAGTTGAATGCTTGTACAGGATACAAAGAAGacaagaaaaagtaaaaacaatttaaaattgaaaaaaattttgatctcAATAAAAGAAGCCCTAGTAAATATACATGACTATTAATTGATCATgtttaaaaatcttgtaattaaaaaactacAGTTTAGATTAAGAAATTACTGATTTTTAGTtcctattatatattttttacaaactttttttatatagtagTTTGGAACGTAAATTTctctatattataataaaataaaacaatttcactGATATAataaggaataaaaataatttttttgtgttttaggAGTAAAAGTAGTTCACCAATGAGCAGATATGTGAGAGCAAAAAGAATAGACAATTATACGAATCAATCTTCATTCCAACCTTTGTCTCGATCTCTGTTTCGATCTCCATCTCGATCTTCATCTCGATCTTCATCAAAAAATGATCTTAATAAATCATATAAGCGAAATGATCGCGCATCTTCAGACTGTCCCATTCCAAATTTACCGATTTTCCCTTCAACTTACAACCTTGCAGCTTACAACCGTGTAAGTACAGCTAGGTTcgatgtattattaatttaacaaaagttaataatacatttgctGAACATTgcttagaatttcttgatattgGCAGAGCACATATTAAAGAACTGATCGATTATTCGAAATAACACTGAATGATTCATTAGGTATTTAGATCGTACAAAGTGACATTTGTTTCAGTTTCTTCCCGGACCATCGCAGATGTTACCACCTCCTATGATTTGGACAAGACCTTATCCCATGCAATACCCAGTATTACCATCACCTATGATTAGATGGCCAATGCCTCCTCCCAGTAAGTTTGCATATTGCTAACTAAGAGCAAGATTATCTAATTTGAATATCTAATTATACTACAAAATTCTGTATTTTAGTCTTTTTCATCTATTTTGTTAATTctatatccattttttaattcattatcatcagaattaatttgttttatttccactaaagtcaaatttattaatccaTTTCATTTTGTTATTCTCAGGGAAATTCCTCCcctatattcttttttaatcttttattgtaCGATTgataagtattaataatactgatatatatttatcgactatattataaatgtggagatgaatatatattgataatagaaattatagtctataatttattaaagattgaaatacaatatttacaaaaattaacattttgttaatggttaatatataatagttaatatataagttaaaattggtataatatataagttaaaattggtataatgcaaataaaattttacaggaTTTGTCAACAACAATAGAGGAGCATATTATCCACGCTGATtgatgtttataatattttagagtataatatctaattaatgattaaactTTAGTtgtaaatgattaaattttagttgtaattataattaaatattgattttattctttactttgtacttaaataatattctttatacatcttttactttatttgatgtaaaataaagaatgttcttttactattttagcaaataataattttaataaaaagcgaaacaaattttttaatgaaaccTGGTTTTTTTATACTCCCTATCTTTAGTATGCACGTCTTAATAGTAAGCACACCAACGAAGGAGGGTGAAGGGAGAATACAGAGAGCagcaaaaagaaacaaaataaccTGAAAAGAATAGATCAGCTGGCAAgtgataaagtatttttaatcgtATTTTAAAGCGAgtggaatataataatatataatgcgtgtaataagcaataaaaacacattctaataaaaatggtGATTCTGTTTGCACGGTAAAGATTTAAGTAACAATTACACATTAAGTTACAAATCAGGGTGgatattaaatttccaaaaagATGAGGGCTATATTGATATTCGATCACCTGAATGATGTGTTATTCGTaaagtgcaataaaaaatttacgcgcgcgcgcgcgcgcgcgcgcgcgcgtgccaTATCCTCAAGTTGGCGAGGATGCAAGGGCTGCTGGATGATGATAAGGtagtttgataaaataataataaattttgaatacaaTCTCTTAGAGATATGTAGATTCTTCTAGATActtaagaagaaaaataaaatattaatgcaaaatttagaTAGGAACAGAAAATTCATGTGACttgatatttattgtattttattgatatgtaATTTGGAATATTTCTTATAGGATATCACAGACTTAGAAACTTCTATACCCAGTCCTAATATTATAATGCAGCTGTTTTCACCCATTGTTACCTCCCAGCATGTGATGGCTTCGCAATTTGGAAATTCCTATACCTCTATGAAGTTCCAAGATGGAACCAATATGGTATTTGATGAATATATTGGCTATGTCTTCATACATATCGCTACAAATGAAGTGGAGCTCATGAGACGCACACTTGGAGTATGCGTATCCATTGTACGACATGTGTGTGGTCCGGATATTGCAATGTTAGTATGTAATTAGTGTGAACTAGTTGGTAGAATACagtagataaataataaaacaaatatgagagatataataaaaaaatgtttgatatattgatatataaaattattgtattatatataaaaagtgcaTATACAATGCTTAATTTAtgtcttatataattatgtcttatgatttttttgataGGTTGAAGGCCAATTGGCAAAAAGCATGTCTGGTATCTTCCATGTTGGACGCGTGGTCTAATCTAAGGAATTGTGAGCAGAGTATGCTGACAGAAGCAGTGGAACAGTTATCCGTCAATGCAGAAGTGGCTTCCTCAGTCCTCAAGGTGCTACATGATGCCTGCGATAAATTGAAGAATTCGCAAGCCGAATTCAGCAATCTGCATATGCTGCTCTTGGTGGGGTCCAAATTCCTGTCGCTGTACTCTAGCAAAAACGCTCATGATTTATGCGCTTCGGACATCTTATTGATGAGCCTGCTGTGCTGGGTGATAGATAAGAAGCGAAAACATGATCGATCTGAGAGCAACGATGATAGTAGTGACAGCGATATCTTATTACCGGAGAGCAGCGCTTCCAAAAGTGAGGAAACAAAATTGAGCTTCGGAGCCAAGCTAGCTGCTCCTACTTCAGAGGATATTACAGATCTTTTTAGTAGGTTTTCGCAGCGCAATTGTTTTTGgtaatgaatatatttctttgtttagCATAACGGAGAAcccttaatttttttttttttaacaaagaacGACTTTGATTTGGATGGATTATATTACAACAATCTTTCATCTATTTAGGGGGATCCAGAGAGTCTTCCGTGAACGAAGGTCTTTCATCTTTAACCGATGATGATCTCTACAGCCAATTGCTCTTCCTCGGCTATCAGCATAACTACACGGCCAACGCAGTTCACATCTTTGAGTTATCAGATTCCATCAATTTGATAACAATTGTTGAAGCCACAAATCTTTCTACTTCCTCGGGATTATGCGACAGTTTTCactatttaaatatgataaataccTTGCAGTTTCAACGAGACCTCGACGAGTTGAAGCCTGCTTTCGAGAACCTCGATATAGCGATCAAAAAGGTGCTGGaaggaatttaaaaaaatcgttcGAATGTCAGTAACGACGTCGATATGTGTCGGAAGAGATTACAGACCAAGTGGGATTTTGTTCGGAAAAAGTACAACGATCTTCTGCGTTCCAGAGATCTCGAAGTAGTCCTACAGATCGAGGCTAATATTTCCGGTTTTGTGGAAACTTTAAAAGAGTTGTTACGTTTGACATGTTTTGATAGAAATTTCCTAAAGCAAGGAATTGATGTTCTGACGACGGTCGGTAGACTCGTGagacaaaaattgaatgacTTCAGCGACTTTTTGAAAGTCAAAGCTCTGAAGAACTTCACACTAGGATCATATCCTTTTCTAGAGCTTGAAAGTAcgattataactttttttttttaaatggcgACAATGTGTGTGTAATGTGTATAGGCcctcacacacaaaatgacataactgcatatgcatagcataagaccgtctcgaccaatgaacatCTAGCATAAAGGTGCCATtttaaggcactagatatgtaggtattcttatccgccattttggttcctactagatggagaattatagcgtatatagtattggccggagcacagacttttgcataaagcataacgcataagcataaggaaattgattggtccatttccttatgcatttgcttatgcttatatatagaccaatcaatttccttatgcttatgcgttatgctttatgtaaaagcttgtgctctcggcttatacctgctaatagcgttttcga
The nucleotide sequence above comes from Linepithema humile isolate Giens D197 chromosome 4, Lhum_UNIL_v1.0, whole genome shotgun sequence. Encoded proteins:
- the RpL4 gene encoding large ribosomal subunit protein uL4, whose product is MSLSTARPLITVYTDKNEASGETISLPSVFKAPIRPDIVNVVHQLISTNKRQPYCVSKEAGHQTSAESWGTGRAVARIPRVRGGGTHRSGQGAFGNMCRGGRMFAPTKPWRRWHHRVNVNQKRYALVSAIAASGVPALVQSKGHLIHEAPEFPLVVSDKIQEYTKTKQAVIFLRRIKAWNDIQKVYKSQRFRAGKGKMRNRRRIQRRGPLIVYGQDQGIHKAFRNIPGVDLMNINKMNLLKLAPGGHVGRFVIWTKSAFDQLDALYGTWRKESQLKKGYNLPFPKMANTDLSRLLKSEEIRKVLRAPRKKVVRRVKKLNPLTNTRAMLRLNPYAAVLKRAAILTAQKRQHARDLLLAEKRGIKLSKSAPASKTAVLLARRKEQLVKSKKLKDPTKAKVEKDTAKTGASKQQAKK
- the LOC105670942 gene encoding peptidyl-prolyl cis-trans isomerase G-like isoform X2 codes for the protein MNFDKKSLEEEMRSKSLERRNETYLRRKKWHLEQQLQQEHEELKREKIKEYERKRVEALRNQRRFSQRRKSNTLQRSKSNTLQRSKSNTPQRRKTLSTDSEHSKDFEILKYSKDTIIDQKELHKIKRTIHRQFDTKDQITSEKIEWDIDDLNKITLLRRTDEGSCPIFKNINAAQAREIEETHREEQSVISKKQLPTDIDTRKYSADERDLQSNRSRRSIKYQDERRITNNYEHQRRYRSRSKSREEKDKNKKRDRSHSSRSSHGGYSSYRRRRSRSNHCSNSVTSIVKDRSSYHRRSKSSSPMSRYVRAKRIDNYTNQSSFQPLSRSLFRSPSRSSSRSSSKNDLNKSYKRNDRASSDCPIPNLPIFPSTYNLAAYNRFLPGPSQMLPPPMIWTRPYPMQYPVLPSPMIRWPMPPPRFVNNNRGAYYPR
- the LOC105670942 gene encoding peptidyl-prolyl cis-trans isomerase G-like isoform X4: MNFDKKSLEEEMRSKSLERRNETYLRRKKWHLEQQLQQEHEELKREKIKEYERKRVEALRNQRRFSQRRKSNTLQRSKSNTLQRSKSNTPQRRKTLSTDSEHSKDFEILKYSKDTIIDQKELHKIKRTIHRQFDTKDQITSEKIEWDIDDLNKITLLRRTDEGSCPIFKNINAAQAREIEETHREEQSVISKKQLPTDIDTRKYSADERDLQSNRYRSRSKSREEKDKNKKRDRSHSSRSSHGGYSSYRRRRSRSNHCSNSVTSIVKDRSSYHRRSKSSSPMSRYVRAKRIDNYTNQSSFQPLSRSLFRSPSRSSSRSSSKNDLNKSYKRNDRASSDCPIPNLPIFPSTYNLAAYNRFLPGPSQMLPPPMIWTRPYPMQYPVLPSPMIRWPMPPPRFVNNNRGAYYPR
- the LOC105670942 gene encoding zinc finger Ran-binding domain-containing protein 2-like isoform X1; its protein translation is MNFDKKSLEEEMRSKSLERRNETYLRRKKWHLEQQLQQEHEELKREKIKEYERKRVEALRNQRRFSQRRKSNTLQRSKSNTLQRSKSNTPQRRKTLSTDSEHSKDFEILKYSKDTIIDQKELHKIKRTIHRQFDTKDQITSEKIEWDIDDLNKITLLRRTDEGSCPIFKNINAAQAREIEETHREEQSVSVISKKQLPTDIDTRKYSADERDLQSNRSRRSIKYQDERRITNNYEHQRRYRSRSKSREEKDKNKKRDRSHSSRSSHGGYSSYRRRRSRSNHCSNSVTSIVKDRSSYHRRSKSSSPMSRYVRAKRIDNYTNQSSFQPLSRSLFRSPSRSSSRSSSKNDLNKSYKRNDRASSDCPIPNLPIFPSTYNLAAYNRFLPGPSQMLPPPMIWTRPYPMQYPVLPSPMIRWPMPPPRFVNNNRGAYYPR
- the LOC105670942 gene encoding zinc finger Ran-binding domain-containing protein 2-like isoform X3; this translates as MNFDKKSLEEEMRSKSLERRNETYLRRKKWHLEQQLQQEHEELKREKIKEYERKRVEALRNQRRFSQRRKSNTLQRSKSNTLQRSKSNTPQRRKTLSTDSEHSKDFEILKYSKDTIIDQKELHKIKRTIHRQFDTKDQITSEKIEWDIDDLNKITLLRRTDEGSCPIFKNINAAQAREIEETHREEQSVSVISKKQLPTDIDTRKYSADERDLQSNRYRSRSKSREEKDKNKKRDRSHSSRSSHGGYSSYRRRRSRSNHCSNSVTSIVKDRSSYHRRSKSSSPMSRYVRAKRIDNYTNQSSFQPLSRSLFRSPSRSSSRSSSKNDLNKSYKRNDRASSDCPIPNLPIFPSTYNLAAYNRFLPGPSQMLPPPMIWTRPYPMQYPVLPSPMIRWPMPPPRFVNNNRGAYYPR